From Haloglomus litoreum, the proteins below share one genomic window:
- a CDS encoding class I adenylate-forming enzyme family protein gives MSTDDGLDDRPVDEVTIDSMLRARGEKIPDETALVYGPTDTRVTYGELDEAANRIANGLRDLGVSPGANVSFMSAQPLETVLAMAGINRAGAVYAPINFEYEGDTLSYQLNDTDPAVLVIADRLLGRLDAVADDLTTDPAVVSLSTDAGDAAPADIDPDATFADLRAASPEDPGIDVTWDDPASIVYTSGTTGMPKGVVIPHRWIFANYTEPKRALLDGEDVVHTSLPLYHIGGIYADVVAGLTAGGMVALWDRFSPEAFWDRIAEYEATSATFISVMMPWLRRSPESPTDDENTLSKVHMQPLPEDYESMAERFGFDVVTVAFAQTESGAPIVGVIRTDGLGGTPEGYRRGLRPDAVEERARERGLPVVESVDGERYMGRVREDILEVAVLDERDERVEPGTVGELCVRPKRPGLLMQEYHAKPERTVEATRNCWFHTGDAAYESDGDYYFVDRLGDVIRRRGENISSMQIQDAVAAHEAVDAAAVFPIPAPEGGEDRIGLAVTPVEGDDLTEADIDAHLDGRLPEFMHPDETFVVDEIPTTETQKMEKYKLRERLLDD, from the coding sequence ATGTCGACCGACGATGGACTGGACGACCGTCCAGTCGACGAGGTGACCATCGACAGCATGCTGCGGGCCAGGGGGGAGAAGATACCTGACGAGACCGCGCTGGTCTACGGCCCGACCGACACCCGCGTCACGTACGGGGAGCTGGACGAGGCGGCCAACCGCATCGCCAACGGCCTCCGCGACCTGGGCGTCTCTCCCGGGGCGAACGTCTCGTTCATGTCGGCGCAGCCGCTGGAGACGGTGCTCGCGATGGCCGGCATCAACCGGGCCGGCGCGGTGTACGCGCCAATCAACTTCGAGTACGAGGGCGACACGCTCTCCTACCAGCTGAACGACACGGACCCGGCGGTGCTGGTCATCGCGGACCGCCTCCTCGGCCGGCTCGACGCCGTCGCCGACGACCTGACCACCGACCCCGCGGTCGTCTCGCTCTCGACCGACGCCGGGGACGCCGCGCCGGCCGACATCGACCCGGACGCGACGTTCGCCGACCTCCGGGCGGCCTCGCCCGAGGACCCCGGCATCGACGTCACCTGGGACGACCCGGCCAGCATCGTCTACACCTCCGGGACGACCGGGATGCCGAAGGGCGTGGTCATCCCGCACCGGTGGATCTTCGCCAACTACACCGAGCCCAAGCGGGCGCTGCTGGACGGCGAGGACGTGGTCCACACCTCGCTCCCGCTGTACCACATCGGCGGCATCTACGCCGACGTGGTGGCGGGGCTCACGGCGGGCGGGATGGTGGCGCTGTGGGACCGCTTCTCGCCGGAGGCGTTCTGGGACCGCATCGCCGAGTACGAGGCCACCTCCGCGACGTTCATCTCGGTGATGATGCCGTGGCTCCGGCGCTCGCCCGAGTCCCCGACCGACGACGAGAACACCCTCAGCAAGGTCCACATGCAGCCGCTGCCCGAGGACTACGAGTCGATGGCCGAGCGGTTCGGCTTCGACGTCGTGACCGTCGCGTTCGCCCAGACCGAGAGCGGCGCCCCCATCGTCGGCGTCATCCGGACGGACGGCCTCGGGGGCACGCCCGAGGGCTACCGGCGCGGCCTCCGCCCGGACGCCGTCGAGGAGCGGGCCCGCGAGCGTGGCCTCCCGGTGGTCGAGAGCGTGGACGGGGAGCGCTACATGGGCCGGGTCCGCGAGGACATCCTCGAGGTGGCGGTGCTCGACGAACGCGACGAACGGGTCGAGCCCGGGACCGTCGGCGAGCTCTGCGTGCGCCCGAAGCGCCCGGGGCTGCTGATGCAGGAGTACCATGCCAAGCCCGAGCGGACGGTCGAGGCGACGCGGAACTGCTGGTTCCACACCGGCGACGCCGCCTACGAGTCGGACGGCGACTACTACTTCGTCGACCGGCTGGGTGACGTCATCCGCCGCCGGGGCGAGAACATCTCCTCGATGCAGATCCAGGACGCCGTCGCGGCCCACGAGGCGGTCGATGCCGCGGCCGTGTTCCCGATCCCCGCCCCAGAGGGCGGCGAGGACCGCATCGGCCTCGCGGTCACGCCGGTCGAGGGCGACGACCTCACCGAGGCGGACATCGACGCGCATCTCGACGGGCGGCTCCCGGAGTTCATGCACCCGGACGAGACGTTCGTCGTCGACGAGATCCCCACGACCGAGACCCAGAAGATGGAGAAGTACAAGCTCCGGGAGCGACTCCTCGATGACTGA
- a CDS encoding acyl-CoA carboxylase subunit beta, whose product MTDDDPTPDPDAADDPFEKVRRAHDALSDEAREAAVAYQHDLGKLTARERLDYLLDDGSFEEVGRLAAPMPTTPETVDWEREDAPADGVVTGFGEVDGRPVALIAADFTVKGGSIGHAGGRKMERVSERALERGLPLVMLHDGGGHRIQEGLDAAPFARGDAGFSQLQTALSGWVPVVSAMMGPAFAASTNFAALSDFVPIVDGTGQMGIAGPALVEAAMGIEGSKEELGGAEFQTVETGAADLACENDEACLDAIKRYLSYLPRNARREPPSTDPTPPSDEQIDRLSGLIPRNPRKGFDIHAIIDGIVDRDSVFELKPRYARNVVTAFARLDGDPIGVIANNPRIKAGTIDTRASEKASHFASLCDAFGLPLLTLVDVPGVLPGPDSEREGVARHSAKLPFELARATVPVANIVLRRGYGFGYVAMGGGRSLNSELTVLWPTAELAAMGIEGAVDIVYGDRIEAADDPAAERERLIQKFTDRTDAVRASARVGTDGVIQPEETRERVIRAFARGDEPHDDDWPPKKHPINPI is encoded by the coding sequence ATGACTGACGACGACCCCACCCCCGACCCCGACGCGGCGGACGACCCGTTCGAGAAGGTCCGCCGGGCACACGACGCACTGAGCGACGAGGCCCGCGAGGCCGCGGTGGCCTACCAGCACGACCTCGGGAAGCTGACCGCGCGCGAGCGGCTGGACTACCTGCTCGACGACGGCAGTTTCGAGGAGGTCGGTCGGCTCGCGGCCCCGATGCCGACCACGCCGGAGACGGTGGACTGGGAGCGCGAGGACGCCCCCGCCGACGGTGTCGTCACCGGCTTCGGCGAGGTGGACGGCCGGCCGGTCGCGCTCATCGCGGCCGACTTCACGGTCAAGGGCGGCTCCATCGGCCACGCCGGCGGGCGGAAGATGGAGCGGGTCTCCGAGCGCGCGCTGGAGCGCGGGCTCCCGCTCGTGATGCTCCACGACGGCGGCGGCCACCGCATCCAGGAGGGGCTCGACGCCGCGCCGTTCGCCCGGGGGGACGCCGGCTTCTCGCAGCTCCAGACCGCGCTCTCGGGCTGGGTCCCGGTCGTCTCCGCGATGATGGGCCCGGCGTTCGCCGCGTCGACCAACTTCGCGGCGCTCTCGGACTTCGTCCCCATCGTCGACGGGACCGGGCAGATGGGCATCGCCGGCCCCGCGCTCGTGGAGGCGGCCATGGGCATCGAGGGGAGCAAGGAGGAACTCGGCGGCGCGGAGTTCCAGACCGTCGAGACCGGCGCCGCGGACCTCGCGTGCGAGAACGACGAGGCCTGCCTGGACGCCATCAAGCGCTACCTCTCCTACCTCCCGCGCAACGCCCGGCGCGAGCCGCCGAGCACGGACCCGACGCCCCCGTCGGACGAACAGATCGACCGCCTCAGCGGCCTGATTCCCCGGAATCCCCGCAAGGGGTTCGACATCCACGCCATCATCGACGGCATCGTCGACCGCGACTCCGTCTTCGAGCTCAAGCCGCGCTACGCCCGGAACGTCGTGACCGCGTTCGCCCGGCTCGACGGGGACCCCATCGGCGTCATCGCGAACAACCCCCGTATCAAGGCCGGCACCATCGACACGCGCGCCTCGGAGAAGGCCTCGCACTTCGCCTCGCTCTGTGACGCGTTCGGCCTGCCTCTCCTCACGCTGGTCGACGTCCCCGGCGTCCTCCCGGGGCCGGACTCCGAGCGCGAGGGGGTCGCCCGCCACTCCGCCAAACTCCCGTTCGAACTCGCCCGGGCGACCGTCCCCGTCGCCAACATCGTCCTCCGGCGTGGCTACGGCTTCGGCTACGTCGCGATGGGCGGGGGGCGCTCGCTGAACTCCGAACTGACGGTGCTGTGGCCGACCGCCGAGCTCGCCGCGATGGGCATCGAGGGGGCCGTCGACATCGTCTACGGCGACCGCATCGAGGCGGCCGACGACCCGGCGGCCGAGCGCGAGCGCCTCATCCAGAAGTTCACCGACCGGACGGACGCCGTCCGGGCATCGGCCCGCGTCGGCACCGACGGCGTCATCCAGCCCGAGGAGACCCGCGAGCGGGTCATCCGGGCGTTCGCCCGCGGCGACGAGCCACACGACGACGACTGGCCGCCGAAGAAACACCCCATCAACCCCATCTGA
- a CDS encoding class I adenylate-forming enzyme family protein, which translates to MDGITVGWLAERNAHKFPEKEAVVQQGPDGREAAVTHAEFDARTNRVARGLQARGLSQGDTVAVYMQNNVETLETYLGAMKAGVLPVPINHRFTADEVAYVLADSDAALLVFDDDAREVVDDLQGREGTPDDALHVGATTPAYAEDYATWREANDGDHFDIVPGQLDDATLMYTSGTTGRPKGCILTHDNLVMQATNAAIERGIDDQAVAVDGRSLVVTPLFHIAAFGLFLNAFYVSATTVLLADFVPERVLSVLEAESVTEVFFVPMMARALLNVPDFGAYDLSALDDVAIGAAPSGRELKATIRERFDADLSEAFGQTEMSPTTTMLHPSEVMAKPDAVGRPLLNVMTKVVDPETGEPVGPGEIGRICYKGPTRMRGYYGMPERTDEVIDERGWFHSGDLVRQDEDGFLEFVGRTDDMIITGGENVYPAEIEEVLHEHEAVDEVAVVGAPDETYGERIKAAIVLHEGADLTAEDVQSYVGGRLAGFKKPREVVFLDSLPRNPTGKVLKGEVETVDGTVLPPERE; encoded by the coding sequence ATGGACGGCATCACCGTGGGCTGGCTGGCCGAGCGCAACGCACACAAGTTCCCCGAGAAGGAGGCCGTCGTGCAGCAGGGCCCGGACGGCCGCGAGGCGGCGGTGACCCACGCCGAGTTCGACGCCCGGACGAACCGGGTCGCGCGGGGCCTGCAGGCGCGGGGCCTGTCGCAGGGCGACACCGTGGCGGTCTACATGCAGAACAACGTCGAGACCCTGGAGACGTACCTGGGGGCGATGAAGGCCGGCGTCCTCCCGGTCCCCATCAACCACCGGTTCACCGCCGACGAGGTGGCGTACGTCCTGGCGGATTCGGACGCGGCCCTCCTCGTCTTCGACGACGACGCGCGCGAGGTGGTCGACGACCTCCAGGGGCGCGAGGGGACGCCCGACGACGCCCTCCACGTCGGCGCGACGACGCCGGCGTACGCCGAGGACTACGCGACCTGGCGCGAGGCCAACGACGGCGACCACTTCGACATCGTCCCCGGGCAACTGGACGACGCGACGCTGATGTACACCTCCGGGACGACCGGGCGACCCAAGGGCTGCATCCTCACCCACGACAACCTGGTGATGCAGGCGACCAACGCCGCCATCGAGCGCGGCATCGACGACCAGGCGGTGGCCGTCGACGGGCGGTCGCTGGTGGTGACGCCGCTGTTCCACATCGCCGCGTTCGGCCTGTTCCTCAACGCGTTCTACGTCTCCGCGACGACGGTGCTGCTGGCCGACTTCGTCCCGGAGCGGGTGCTGTCGGTGCTCGAGGCGGAGTCGGTCACGGAGGTGTTCTTCGTCCCGATGATGGCGCGGGCGCTGCTGAACGTCCCCGACTTCGGCGCGTACGACCTCTCGGCGCTCGACGACGTCGCCATCGGCGCCGCCCCCTCCGGCCGGGAGCTGAAGGCCACCATCCGCGAGCGGTTCGATGCCGACCTCTCGGAGGCGTTCGGGCAGACGGAGATGTCGCCGACGACGACGATGCTCCACCCCAGCGAGGTGATGGCGAAACCCGACGCCGTCGGCCGGCCGCTGCTGAACGTCATGACGAAGGTGGTCGACCCGGAGACGGGCGAGCCGGTCGGCCCCGGGGAGATCGGCCGCATCTGCTACAAGGGCCCCACCCGGATGCGGGGCTACTACGGGATGCCCGAACGGACCGACGAGGTCATCGACGAGCGGGGCTGGTTCCATTCGGGCGACCTCGTCCGGCAGGACGAGGACGGGTTCCTGGAGTTCGTCGGCCGGACGGACGACATGATCATCACGGGCGGGGAGAACGTCTATCCGGCCGAGATCGAGGAGGTGCTCCACGAGCACGAGGCCGTCGACGAGGTGGCGGTCGTCGGCGCCCCGGACGAGACCTACGGCGAGCGCATCAAGGCCGCCATCGTCCTCCACGAGGGCGCCGACCTGACCGCCGAGGACGTGCAGTCGTACGTCGGCGGGCGGCTGGCGGGCTTCAAGAAGCCGCGCGAGGTCGTCTTCCTCGACTCGCTCCCGCGCAACCCGACGGGGAAGGTGCTCAAGGGCGAGGTGGAGACGGTCGACGGGACCGTCCTCCCGCCCGAGCGCGAGTGA